Proteins co-encoded in one Quercus robur chromosome 8, dhQueRobu3.1, whole genome shotgun sequence genomic window:
- the LOC126694558 gene encoding uncharacterized protein LOC126694558 yields MEAPLSFVSKARTAFHSAAAKAERVFSDFKPDRDSDKQLPKNSTSQSDDESSSNERETKVSNESKNLRWRSASIGTKQDWQDRLRSIKFGRKGIEDTEKVENPAMSVPFYDENLYLLNMKNDLEAKSAEVIPTVEGFVAVSTESIPPSSVIKQLAVAVEAGKKLKSLKDCLASSASSSPVRERAGLSLSAVKSLVLREKEEKLTFDYGDNEKVLSLINSLFDAEGNFLRRKISYDSEATTVTSLPRDIHGAPAESLVVKLAEVIGSFKTLRKMVLFWSRVVAELRRVWSEGQYVAGIPMDEIPDLNSCLLYQQLQVINCCVSRKRRQAIATESLDSVMREVTTDAAESASSKDMLPSSPILYARISTGELVLRLGADCPCSNLTMLETGEPVYSPVTQEAPLLTEDLIKETEEFVLRTGSVGAGCSQLLSDMQAFKAANPGCILEDFVRWHSPPDWLETEPITEGQETSAGVDISSTKGQLSSRMQKEGNLWRELWETAKAIPAVKQTPIFEEDLAVEGILNVLEDMPPSELFEQLFVSLLGLGFVMAESMLSTNNNLSKLFYECKDYVVATCQGRFWSGKVDDLCQVYDTVETMLLNPDEVLTMMKQPDETTATTGELKRRFKRLGFNFGGKDKHSRKPASNNQKDVEEDPGRQPFSNFFDSKSSLFSKKPPKPETAPPAEPLHPVENDWMVV; encoded by the exons ATGGAGGCACCTTTGTCCTTTGTTTCAAAAGCGAGGACCGCCTTTCATTCTGCTGCTGCGAAAGCGGAGCGTGTTTTCTCTGATTTTAAACCCGATCGAG ATTCTGATAAACAATTACCGAAGAATTCGACAAGCCAATCGGACGATGAATCTTCAAGCAACGAGCGCGAAACCAag GTTTCCAATGAATCGAAGAACTTGAGGTGGAGATCTGCATCGATAGGGACGAAGCAGGATTGGCAGGATAGACTCAGGAGCATTAAATTTGGGAGGAAAGGCATTGAAGATACTGAAAAAGTTGAAAACCCAGCCATGTCTGTTCCGTTTTATGATGAAAATCTGTACCTGCTGAACATGAAAAATGATCTTGAAGCTAAG AGTGCAGAAGTGATACCCACGGTAGAAGGTTTTGTTGCTGTCAGCACAGAGAGTATTCCTCCGTCGTCTGTCATTAAGCAACTGGCTGTAGCTGTTGA GGCTGGAAAGAAGTTGAAGTCATTGAAAGACTGTCTGGCATCATCTGCAAGTTCTTCACCTGTCAGGGAGAGGGCTGGCCTCAGTCTCTCTGCAGTCAAGTCGTTAGTGCTTCGTGAAAAGGAGGAGAAGCTTACATTTGATTATGGTGATAATGAGAAAGTTCTGTCTTTGATTAATTCACTGTTTGATGCAG AGGGAAATTTTCTCAGAAGGAAGATCAGCTATGATTCAGAGGCAACCACAGTAACATCTTTGCCAAGAGATATTCATGGTGCTCCTGCTGAAAGCCTTGTTGTTAAGCTAGCTGAAGTTATTGGAAGCTTCAAAACCCTGCGGAAAATGGTGCTGTTTTGGAGCAGGGTTGTTGCGGAA CTGAGAAGAGTTTGGTCTGAAGGGCAATATGTGGCTGGAATTCCTATGGATGAGATTCCGGATCTAAATTCCTGTCTATTGTATCAGCAGTTGCAAGTTATTAATTGCTGTGTTTCCCGGAAAAGGCGTCAGGCTATTGCCACTGAATCATTAGACTCCGTCATGAGGGAGGTCACTACAGATGCTGCAGAATCAGCTTCTTCTAAAGACATGCTTCCTTCAAGCCCTATTTTGTATGCTAGAATAAGCACCGGAGAGCTTGTTCTTCGACTAGGTGCTGATTGTCCATGCAGTAATCTTACAATGTTGGAAACTGGTGAACCTGTGTACTCCCCAGTGACCCAG GAAGCACCTTTGCTTACAGAAGATCTTATCAAAGAAACTGAGGAATTTGTGCTTCGAACAGGCAG TGTTGGTGCTGGGTGTTCTCAACTCCTCTCTGACATGCAGGCTTTCAAG GCTGCAAATCCTGGTTGTATTTTGGAAGATTTCGTAAGATGGCACTCCCCTCCTGATTGGTTAGAAACTGAGCCAATTACGGAGGGTCAAGAGACTTCAGCTGGTGTTGACATATCGTCCACAAAAGGTCAACTAAGTAGTCGAATGCAAAAAGAAG GTAATTTATGGCGTGAGCTGTGGGAAACAGCTAAAGCAATACCAGCTGTCAAACAAACACCCATCTTTGAGGAGGATTTGGCTGT GGAAGGTATACTGAATGTTTTAGAGGACATGCCACCCTCTGAGCTTTTTGAGCAACTGTTTGTTTCTTTA CTTGGTTTGGGATTTGTAATGGCCGAATCTATGCTGtcaactaataataatttgtcaaaGCTGTTCTATGAGTGTAAAGACTATGTTGTTGCCACTTGTCAAGGCAGATTCTGGAGTGGGAAAGTTGATGACCTTTGCCAG GTATATGATACAGTGGAGACAATGTTACTCAATCCAGACGAAGTTCTAACAATGATGAAGCAGCCAGATGAAACAACTGCCACCACAGGTGAATTAAAACGTCGATTTAAGAGACTTGGCTTCAACTTTGGTGGCAAGGATAAACACTCAAGAAAACCAGCTTCAAACAATCAGAAGGATGTAGAAGAGGACCCAGGTCGCCAACCATTCTCAAATTTCTTTGACAGCAAGTCATCTTTATTTTCTAAGAAGCCTCCTAAGCCAGAAACTGCTCCCCCTGCTGAACCTCTTCATCCAGTTGAAAATGATTGGATGGTTGTTTag